Proteins found in one Xyrauchen texanus isolate HMW12.3.18 chromosome 30, RBS_HiC_50CHRs, whole genome shotgun sequence genomic segment:
- the LOC127623533 gene encoding opsin-5-like: MPSASRGQERITASLMMQGLDNSTFHSSIPVAADITVGVVYTLFGVCSLCGNSLLLYVSYKKKHLLKPAEFFIINLAISDLGMTLSLYPLAVTSSLAHRWLYGRTVCVIYAFCGVLFGICSLTTLTILSIVCCLKVCYPLHGKRFSYEHGRVLIACAWAYALVFACSPLAHWGQYGPEPYGTACCIDWAWSSHDSIARSYITVLFIACYLLPCGIIIVSYTRILLTVRESRRAVEQHISAKTRMGNIQTIIVKLSVAVCIGFFTAWSPYALVSMWAAFGHFEDISPLAFAVPAMFAKSSTLYNPLIYLLLKPNFRHLLCKEMHSLRGVCVHHCLCKCFSCCSLRPQWRQSQPISESMGGPVGPCHCACERCNDPFEQFKHYPRHCLVKVNTVQLSLQDSSEPELEPKLERGPRVVKERRPNKSVRVIVRGRKCSETDSLEITLEMVPAHSKAAKNSKP, translated from the exons aTGCAAGGACTGGACAACAGCACCTTCCATTCCAGCATCCCAGTGGCTGCTGACATTACAGTGGGTGTGGTTTACACCCTGTTTG GTGTTTGTTCGCTCTGTGGCAACAGTTTACTGCTTTATGTGTCCTACAAGAAGAAGCACCTCTTAAAACCAGCAGAGTTCTTCATTATTAACCTGGCAATCAGTGACCTGGGCATGACCCTCAGCCTCTACCCCCTTGCCGTCACCTCTAGCCTCGCCCACAG GTGGCTGTATGGAAGGACCGTGTGTGTAATCTATGCCTTCTGTGGTGTTTTATTCGGGATCTGCTCACTGACCACACTCACTATACTCAGCATTGTTTGTTGTCTAAAAGTCTGCTATCCACTTCATG GTAAAAGATTCAGCTATGAACACGGTCGTGTGTTAATAGCATGTGCGTGGGCATATGCTCTCGTGTTCGCATGCTCCCCCCTCGCTCACTGGGGACAGTACGGTCCCGAACCCTATGGCACGGCCTGCTGTATCGACTGGGCCTGGTCCAGTCATGACTCCATCGCCCGCTCCTACATAACTGTGCTCTTCATCGCCTGCTACCTGCTGCCTTGTGGCATTATTATTGTCTCCTACACACGCATACTGCTCACAGTCCGAGAGTCCCGCAGAGCAGTAGAGCAACACATCTCAGCAAAGACACGCATGGGCAACATCCAGACCATCATAGTGAAG CTCAGTGTGGCGGTGTGTATAGGCTTCTTCACTGCATGGAGTCCGTATGCACTGGTGTCTATGTGGGCGGCATTTGGCCATTTCGAGGACATCTCACCTCTGGCCTTTGCTGTACCTGCCATGTTTGCCAAATCCTCCACCCTTTATAACCCCCTCATCTACCTCTTACTTAAACCCAATTTCCGCCACCTCCTCTGCAAAGAAATGCACTCCCTGCGTGGGGTTTGCGTGCACCACTGCctgtgtaaatgtttttcatgCTGCAGTCTGCGGCCCCAGTGGCGACAAAGCCAGCCCATCTCCGAGTCTATGGGGGGACCCGTAGGCCCATGTCACTGCGCTTGTGAGAGGTGCAATGACCCGTTCGAGCAGTTTAAGCACTATCCACGCCACTGTCTGGTCAAAGTAAACACTGTGCAGTTGTCTCTTCAGGACAGCTCTGAGCCAGAATTGGAGCCCAAGCTAGAACGAGGACCCAGAGTGGTTAAAGAACGGAGACCAAATAAGTCTGTGCGAGTGATCGTTAGGGGGCGGAAATGCTCAGAGACTGACAGTCTGGAGATCACCTTGGAAATGGTGCCTGCACACAGCAAAGCTGCCAAAAACAGCAAACCATAA